TGCTGCAGGTCGTAGACCTTGGGCACCACGGCCTCTTCCGGCAGGGCCCGGTCCCAATGCTCCTCGATCTGCCGGCGGATCTGCTCGAGGATCGCCGGATCGGCGACCACGGTCACCGAGTTCTGCTGCGTGTTCGCCGTCACGCGGACCTCGTCGGTCGAGGCGGTGGACGTCGTCTCGCCCCCCTGCCCGGGGAAGCGGAACACCGGCTGCTGCTGCTGGCGGTCGTTCTGCCCGCGCCGATTGCTGGCGGACGTGCCCTGTCCGAACAGTTCGTCGATGTTCGCCTTGATCGCCTCGGCGTCGGCGAAGCGGAGCTGGAACGTCGCGGCCTGGAGCGCCGCGGCGCTCGGGCGGTCCAGCGAGTTCAGCAGCCGCTCGATGCGCTGCACCATCGCGATGGGGCCCATGACCGCGACCTGGTTGGATTCCTCGTCGATCGTCAGCTTGGCCGTATCCGGCACGGCGTTCTTCACGATCTCGCCCATCGACTTCGCCGTCGAGTGGCGCAGCTCGAACACCTTCTGCACCAGCGTGCCCAGGTCGGTGCGCGACAGGGTGGACGACGAGGGCCCGATCACCGGCACGTCCTGTTTCGTGATCTCGGCGATGTCGCGCAGCGTGATCGTCGTGGGCGACTCCACCACGCCCACGCCGTTCTGCGCCAGCGCCTGGAAGACCAGGTCCAGCGCCTGCTCGCGCGGGATGGGCTGGTCGTTCATCACCGTCACCTTCCGCGACATGATGTCCTGCTGCGGGATGACCACCTTGCCCGTCGCCTGCACGATGAACTCGATCAGCCGCTCCACCGGCACCTGCTTGAAGGCGAGCACCGTCGGCTCCCCTGTCAGCGGACGCCGCCCCGCGGGCACCCCGTCGCCCGGGGCGTCGGGCGCGGGCTGGCCCACCGCCAGCCCGCACGTCGCGAGCATCACGCACAGGCCCAAGGACACCGGTCGAAGGCGGGTCGGGTGCATCACGTCTGGTCCCCAGCGCTCGGTTCAGGATTGCTGCTCGGTGCGGCGTCGCCGCTCGGTTCACGGTTGCCGGTCGGCGCAGGATCGCCGCCCGGTCGGGCGTTCGGTGCCGCGGGAGGCGTTGTGTCCGCCGGCGCTCCCGGCGTCTCTCGGGGTGCGTCCGCGGGCGGCGTTTCGGGGGCGGGGGGCGCCGGTTCGGCCGGCGGGGTCTCGCCCGGGGCCGGTTCGGCCGGGGGGGTCTCGCCCGGGGCCGGTTCGGCCGGTGGGGTCTCTCCCGGGGCCGGTTCGGGAGACGTTTCGTCCCCGGCGGCGGACGACGGCTCCTCCGCGGGTGCGCCCGCATCGCGGAACACCAGCGAGTCGCGCCTGAACAGGTCGACCGTGAACTCCACGCCCTTCCACTCGATCCTCGCGTTCCACGGCGGGCTGATCGACACCACGCGCAGATCGTTCTTGGCCTCGTCGCCGACCTTCAGCCGCTGTCCGTCCGCGAACCACACTTCGTCGAACACCATCGCCGCGAGCGCGGGCCCGCCGTACGACGACGGGCGGGGCGTCTCGCGCGGGCCCTCGTCGACCGGTTCGGGCGGCGGCGCCTCGGCGACCACCGCGCGGGGGTTGTGAAAGAGCGAGCGACCCGTCACCTGCGCGACGTACCCGCCGAACGCCGTCGAACGCTCGCCCGACTGGCGCTCCGCCTCGGCCACGGGCGGGATCGTGGGGTAGGGTCCCAGGAGCGCGCCCACGAGGTCCCACACGAACAGCAGGAGCACGAGCACCGCCGCGCACGCCGCCGCGAGCGCCGCCTTGCCGATGGGGCGGAGCGCGACGAACGACGCGCGTGCCTCGGCGAGTTCGCTGCGCGGGTCGCTCATCGGGTGCGCTCCTTCCGGGCGAGCAGCCACGACTCCACCGTGATCGAGGCGCTCACGACTTTGGCGCTGCGATCGCGCCCCTCGCCCTGGCGGATCTGGACGTTCGAGATCGTCGTCACCAGCGGGTTCTGCTCCAGATCGGCCAGCACCAGCGCAACCACGTCCGGGTCCGCCTGGAACTCCAGCACCTTCGTCAGCCGATCGATCTTGTGCGTCGCGCCGGCGCGGGTGACCAGCGGCCCGCGGCCCAGGGGCGTGGTGCGCGTCGTGCTCGTCTGCCCCGTCACGCCGTGCTTGCGCAGGATCTCGTCGATCGCCTTGTTGAGCGCGGGCGGGCGCGACTCCGGATCGCCCGGGTACTCGACCTCGCCATACTGGCGCACGCCCAGCAGCGCCGTCTCGCCCGCGCGCTTGATGGTGTCGCTTGCGCCCATGTACCGCTCGAGCACCGCCTCGGCGGCGTCGCCCCGTCCGACGAAGCCGTTGAACACGTCGAGCCCGGGCTCCACCACCCCGAAGTACACCCCCACGCCCACGACGAGCATGATCAGCCAGCGCGCCGAGCGCGGGAGCGACGTGTACCGCTGCGCGAGCGCCATTCAGCCGCCCCCCCGCAGCGCGTCCGCGCGTGCCTTCATCTTCTGGATCTCCTCCTCGATCCGCTGCTTCTCCGCGGCCTCCAACCCCAGGTTGCGCTTGAGGTACAGGTTCCGCGACGTCCAGCCCCGGATGGCCGTCGGGCGGTCCATCTTCTCGATGTCCGCGTCCGACACGCGCGGGGGCGGGCCCTCGGACGCGTCGGCGCCCGGACGCCGATCTCCCGACGTGGACCGGCGCGATTCGCCCGTTGCCCCGCGATCGCCCGGCTCGGGCGGCGGGGGCGGGGGCGGCACGCCGTCCGGGAACAGTCGCTGCACCAGCGTCTTGGCCACGAAGTCGTCCGCCTTGGGCACGTTCAGGTGCGGGTTCGTGATGCGCGCGGTCATGTCGAACTCCACGCGACCGTCCTTCACCTCCACGCGCCCCGTCGTCACCTGCCCGAAGACGCGCGTGTTGCCCAGCGACACCTGAAACGCGGTCACCTGTTCCGTGCTCTCCGCGATACCCCGCAGTTGGAGCCCCTGCTCGGGAGCGAAACGCACCGATGTCGCCGTCACGCCCACGGGGGCGGCCCGCGACAGGTCCATCAGCAGTTTCGTCACCGGCAGTCGCGCCGAGTTGAGCTGCGCGTACAGGTCGGCCTTCTTCTCGATCTCGTCGCGACCGCCGCTGCTCTCCTCGATCGCCCGCACCCGCGCTTCCAGGACCGACGCCCGCGCCCACGCCAGAGCGATCGGCCCGCCCGCGAGCAGCACCAGACCCCCGACCAGCACCGCGGCGGCACGCGTCGGGCTGCGCAGGCCATCGAGCACGCGGGCCGCCCGACCCTTCTGCACAATCGGCGCCGACGCCCGCAGCCCCGCCAGCCCCGCGCGCGAGGGGCGGTCGTCCAGCGCGAGCATCGCCGCCCCCACCGCGACCGCGTAGTCGTCCAGCCAGTTCGCGTCGTCGCGCACCTGCTCCACGCGTGCGCGCAGGTCGCGCACCACGTCGCGGCTCATCCACACCGAGCGCCCGGAAGCCACCTCGCCCCAGCCTGCCTGCCCGGTCGCGCCCGTCTCGGCGAGTGCGGCCCCGACCTTTGCCGCCCACGACCCCTCGTCCGGGTCCTGCTCGAGCAGCACGCGCGCCACCGGACGATCGGCGTTCGCGAAGATGCTGATCGCCCCCTCGCGACGATCCGCGAACACCGCCACGCCCGCCTGCCCGTTCGCCAGCGCGCTCAACGCACCGATCGGTGTCGTCCAAGTCTCGGGGAGCGACGACAGCGCGTCGGGAACGCCCGGACGCAGCCAGCCGGTCACCAGCACGGGCGTGCCCATCCCGGCCCGCAGCCCGCCCGCCTCGCCCACCAGCCCGCCCCCGCGCCGGTGCTCGGGCACGATCCCCGGCAGTTCCGAGTCGCACAGCAGCCGCACCGCGCCGGCGGCCTGGTCTTCGCTCACGCTCCCGGGGAGCATCG
This sequence is a window from Planctomycetota bacterium. Protein-coding genes within it:
- a CDS encoding PilN domain-containing protein, whose amino-acid sequence is MSRAAAQNRQRSGAIVAVHDGPWGRRVVAVARAGGRLRIVGAQSMDAGAPMSVQQFALEHGAVEVVRVAPSRETLGRIAMLPGSVSEDQAAGAVRLLCDSELPGIVPEHRRGGGLVGEAGGLRAGMGTPVLVTGWLRPGVPDALSSLPETWTTPIGALSALANGQAGVAVFADRREGAISIFANADRPVARVLLEQDPDEGSWAAKVGAALAETGATGQAGWGEVASGRSVWMSRDVVRDLRARVEQVRDDANWLDDYAVAVGAAMLALDDRPSRAGLAGLRASAPIVQKGRAARVLDGLRSPTRAAAVLVGGLVLLAGGPIALAWARASVLEARVRAIEESSGGRDEIEKKADLYAQLNSARLPVTKLLMDLSRAAPVGVTATSVRFAPEQGLQLRGIAESTEQVTAFQVSLGNTRVFGQVTTGRVEVKDGRVEFDMTARITNPHLNVPKADDFVAKTLVQRLFPDGVPPPPPPPEPGDRGATGESRRSTSGDRRPGADASEGPPPRVSDADIEKMDRPTAIRGWTSRNLYLKRNLGLEAAEKQRIEEEIQKMKARADALRGGG